From Proteiniborus sp. MB09-C3, the proteins below share one genomic window:
- the mce gene encoding methylmalonyl-CoA epimerase produces the protein MVKKVDHIGIAVSNLDEALKFYEEVLGMKLQGIEVVEEQKVKVAFLPIGDTEIELLESTDKEGPIAKFIEKKGEGIQHIAYRVDDIEKELEEMRLKGIRLIDEKPRYGAGGAKIAFLHPKSTNGVLIELCQRD, from the coding sequence ATGGTAAAAAAGGTAGATCATATAGGTATAGCAGTTAGTAATCTTGATGAAGCTTTAAAGTTTTATGAGGAAGTATTAGGTATGAAGCTTCAAGGAATAGAAGTAGTGGAGGAGCAAAAAGTAAAGGTTGCATTTCTTCCAATAGGAGATACAGAAATAGAATTATTAGAGTCAACTGATAAGGAGGGACCTATTGCAAAATTTATAGAAAAAAAAGGCGAAGGAATACAACATATTGCATATAGAGTAGATGACATAGAAAAAGAATTAGAAGAAATGAGACTAAAAGGTATAAGACTAATAGATGAAAAACCTAGGTATGGAGCTGGGGGAGCTAAGATAGCTTTTCTACATCCCAAAAGTACAAATGGTGTACTAATAGAGCTTTGTCAAAGGGATTAA
- a CDS encoding carboxyl transferase domain-containing protein — translation MSTIKLDQLRLAKEKIAEGGGKDRIEKQHEKGKLTARERLNLLFDEGSFIEIDAFVEHRCTNFGMEKTKAPGEGVVSGYGTVNGRLAYAYAQDFTVIGGSLGEMHAAKICKVQDMALKMGAPLIGFNDSGGARIQEGVDALAGYGNIFYRNTIASGVIPQISVIMGPCAGGAVYSPALTDFIFMTDKTSMMFITGPQVIKTVTGENVTQEELGGAMTHNSTSGVAHFIDRTEQETIERVKLLLSYLPSNNLEDAPAFDTGDDLNRLEEKLNDIIPDNPNKPYDMKEIIASLADNGNFLEVQPYYAQNILTGYIRLNGKSIGVIASQPKVLAGCLDINASDKAARFIRTCDAFNIPLLTLVDVPGFLPGTDQEYGGIIRHGAKMLYAYSEATVPKVTVITRKAYGGAYIAMCSRHLNADMVLAWPTAEIAVMGPEGAANIIFKNDIEKAKDPAAMRAEKIKEYRDTVSNPYIAAARGYVDDVIEPQTTRQRIISAFDMLASKRQSLPSKKHGNMPL, via the coding sequence ATGTCAACCATCAAGTTAGACCAGCTACGTTTAGCTAAAGAAAAAATAGCTGAAGGAGGCGGTAAAGACAGAATTGAAAAGCAACACGAAAAAGGTAAATTAACAGCAAGAGAAAGATTAAATCTATTATTCGATGAAGGAAGCTTCATAGAAATAGATGCGTTTGTAGAACACAGATGTACAAACTTTGGTATGGAAAAGACAAAGGCACCAGGAGAAGGAGTAGTATCAGGCTACGGAACAGTAAATGGAAGACTAGCATATGCATATGCTCAGGACTTTACAGTAATAGGTGGTTCACTAGGAGAAATGCACGCAGCTAAGATTTGTAAAGTACAAGACATGGCATTAAAAATGGGAGCACCATTAATAGGATTTAACGATTCAGGAGGAGCAAGAATACAAGAAGGAGTAGACGCACTAGCAGGCTACGGAAACATATTCTACAGAAATACAATAGCATCAGGAGTAATCCCACAAATATCAGTAATCATGGGACCATGTGCAGGAGGAGCAGTATACTCACCAGCCCTAACAGACTTCATATTCATGACAGACAAAACAAGCATGATGTTCATAACAGGACCACAAGTAATAAAAACAGTAACAGGAGAAAACGTAACACAAGAAGAACTAGGTGGAGCAATGACACACAATAGCACAAGCGGAGTAGCACATTTTATAGATAGGACAGAACAAGAAACAATAGAAAGAGTCAAACTACTTTTAAGCTACTTACCATCAAACAACCTAGAAGATGCTCCAGCATTTGATACAGGAGATGACCTAAATAGATTAGAAGAAAAGCTAAATGACATAATACCAGACAATCCAAACAAACCATATGATATGAAAGAAATAATAGCATCATTAGCAGACAATGGAAACTTCCTTGAAGTACAACCATACTATGCACAAAACATATTAACAGGATATATAAGACTAAATGGAAAGTCAATAGGAGTAATAGCAAGCCAACCAAAAGTATTAGCAGGCTGCTTAGATATAAACGCATCAGACAAAGCAGCAAGATTCATAAGAACATGTGATGCATTTAACATACCATTACTAACACTAGTAGACGTACCAGGATTTTTACCAGGAACAGACCAAGAATACGGAGGAATAATCAGACACGGAGCAAAAATGTTATATGCATACAGCGAAGCAACAGTACCAAAAGTAACAGTAATAACAAGAAAAGCATATGGCGGAGCATATATAGCAATGTGCTCAAGACACCTAAATGCAGATATGGTATTAGCATGGCCAACAGCAGAAATAGCAGTAATGGGGCCAGAAGGAGCAGCAAATATAATATTTAAAAACGATATAGAAAAAGCAAAAGACCCAGCAGCAATGAGAGCAGAAAAGATAAAAGAATATAGAGACACAGTATCCAACCCATATATAGCAGCAGCAAGAGGATACGTAGACGACGTAATAGAGCCACAAACAACAAGACAGAGAATAATAAGCGCATTTGATATGCTAGCAAGCAAGCGTCAAAGCTTACCATCAAAAAAACACGGCAATATGCCTTTATAA
- a CDS encoding OadG family protein → MVFPEIITLNDSLVITAFSMLLVFAALIALSYTIDGFRVLAHSLEKKNRNVAEPAREANKQVVSPVVEKTTNQEDDLELVAVITASIAAMLSRPANSIVVRNIVRVPQTTPVWGSVSRQEMINK, encoded by the coding sequence ATGGTTTTTCCAGAGATAATAACATTAAATGACTCATTAGTCATAACAGCATTTAGTATGCTATTAGTATTTGCTGCTTTAATAGCATTATCATATACAATAGATGGATTCAGAGTACTTGCACATAGCTTAGAAAAAAAAAATAGAAATGTAGCAGAACCTGCAAGAGAAGCAAACAAACAAGTAGTTAGCCCTGTAGTAGAGAAAACAACAAACCAAGAAGATGATTTAGAACTAGTAGCAGTAATAACAGCAAGTATAGCAGCCATGCTATCAAGACCAGCAAATAGCATAGTAGTTAGAAACATAGTAAGAGTACCTCAGACCACACCAGTATGGGGCAGTGTATCAAGACAAGAAATGATAAATAAATAA
- a CDS encoding biotin/lipoyl-containing protein, with protein MKKFIVNVNGKSYEVEVEEIGGQVQQTTPSPAPAAQPVPQAAPQPKAETKPAQAVPQGAEVVEAPMPGTILDIKVNQGDTVKKGQVLLILEAMKMENEIMAPRDGKVTAVNTSKGSSVNVGDPLVSLE; from the coding sequence ATGAAGAAATTTATAGTAAATGTGAACGGAAAAAGCTACGAAGTAGAAGTAGAAGAAATAGGCGGACAAGTACAACAAACAACACCAAGCCCAGCACCAGCAGCACAACCAGTACCACAAGCAGCACCACAACCAAAAGCAGAAACAAAACCAGCACAAGCAGTACCACAAGGAGCAGAAGTAGTAGAAGCACCAATGCCAGGAACAATACTAGACATAAAAGTTAATCAAGGAGACACAGTTAAAAAAGGACAAGTACTACTAATACTAGAAGCAATGAAAATGGAAAACGAAATAATGGCACCTAGAGATGGAAAAGTTACAGCAGTAAACACATCAAAAGGATCATCAGTTAACGTAGGAGATCCGCTAGTTTCATTAGAATAA
- a CDS encoding sodium ion-translocating decarboxylase subunit beta, producing MFLEMLKGFWASTGFAALTPGHLIMLTISLVLIYLAIRKGFEPLLLLPIAFGMLLANLPLGGLTDGPIVEIIRDPNTGELVSQTKQVGGLLYYLYQGVKLGIYPPLIFLGVGAMTDFGPLIANPRSILLGAAAQFGIFFTFVGAIVLGFTGPEAASIGIIGGADGPTALYLTSKLAPHLLGPIAVAAYSYMALVPIIQPPIMRALTTKKERQVKMEQLRPVSKTERILFPIVVTMLVSLLLPSAAALVGFLMLGNLIRESGVVERLSKTAQNELMNIIVIFLGITVGATATAEAFWNLGTLKIIALGLIAFSIGTAAGVIFGKIMYKLTGGKVNPLIGAAGVSAVPMAARVAQKVGQEENPSNFLLMHAMGPNVAGVIGSAVAAGALLMFFGG from the coding sequence ATGTTTTTAGAAATGTTGAAAGGTTTCTGGGCAAGCACAGGCTTCGCCGCTTTGACACCAGGTCATCTAATAATGCTTACAATTTCGTTAGTATTAATTTACCTAGCGATTAGAAAAGGATTTGAGCCACTACTACTATTGCCAATAGCATTCGGAATGCTACTAGCAAACTTACCACTAGGTGGACTTACAGATGGACCAATAGTAGAGATAATAAGAGATCCAAATACAGGAGAATTAGTTTCACAAACTAAGCAAGTAGGAGGACTACTATACTACTTATACCAAGGAGTAAAGCTAGGAATATATCCACCACTAATATTCTTAGGAGTAGGAGCAATGACAGACTTCGGCCCACTAATAGCAAACCCAAGAAGCATACTATTAGGAGCAGCAGCACAATTTGGAATATTCTTCACATTCGTAGGAGCAATAGTACTAGGCTTCACAGGACCAGAAGCAGCCTCCATAGGAATAATAGGAGGAGCAGACGGACCAACAGCATTATATCTAACAAGTAAGCTAGCACCACACTTACTAGGACCAATAGCCGTAGCAGCATACTCATATATGGCATTAGTACCAATAATACAACCACCAATAATGAGAGCATTAACAACCAAAAAAGAAAGACAAGTTAAGATGGAACAACTAAGACCAGTATCAAAAACAGAAAGAATACTATTCCCAATAGTAGTAACAATGCTAGTATCACTACTACTACCATCAGCAGCAGCACTAGTAGGCTTTCTAATGCTAGGAAACCTAATAAGAGAAAGTGGAGTAGTAGAAAGACTATCAAAAACAGCCCAAAACGAATTAATGAACATAATAGTAATATTCCTAGGAATAACAGTAGGAGCAACAGCAACAGCAGAAGCATTCTGGAACTTAGGAACATTAAAAATAATAGCACTAGGACTAATAGCATTCTCAATAGGAACAGCAGCAGGAGTAATATTTGGAAAGATAATGTACAAGCTAACAGGAGGAAAAGTAAACCCACTAATAGGAGCAGCAGGAGTATCAGCAGTACCAATGGCAGCCAGAGTAGCACAAAAAGTAGGACAAGAAGAAAACCCATCAAACTTCCTACTAATGCATGCAATGGGACCAAACGTAGCAGGAGTAATAGGGTCAGCAGTAGCAGCAGGAGCACTTTTGATGTTTTTCGGTGGCTAA
- a CDS encoding biotin--[acetyl-CoA-carboxylase] ligase, which yields MKEKILKLLKDNKNEFVSGQEISEQLNVSRTAIWKYINGLKEEGYEIESVSRKGHMLLSTPDILNYEEISEYLSTQHIGREIFYYDSIDSTNIKAKELVYNNEGHGTVVIAEEQTHGRGRLGRDWSSPNRKGIWMSIILKPQIEPQDAAKITQIAAAAVWKAINQIGVITQIKWPNDIVLNGKKVCGILTEMSGELNRLNYLVVGIGINANIDNDEFPKKILNMATSLKNETGKEINRRELVALILNNFEALYNKLINDNSTEEAIKICKENSALIGKNVRLIIKGEEKEAKAIDINEDGELIVKDKEGNISKVISGEVSVRGLYGYI from the coding sequence TTGAAAGAAAAAATACTAAAACTACTTAAGGACAACAAAAACGAATTTGTCTCTGGTCAAGAGATTAGTGAGCAATTAAACGTAAGCAGAACTGCTATTTGGAAATATATTAATGGTTTAAAAGAAGAAGGCTATGAGATAGAGTCTGTATCCAGAAAAGGACACATGCTTTTGTCAACGCCTGATATTCTTAATTACGAAGAAATATCTGAGTATTTGAGTACTCAACATATTGGCAGAGAAATATTTTATTATGATTCAATAGATTCTACAAACATAAAAGCTAAAGAACTTGTCTATAACAATGAAGGTCATGGAACTGTAGTCATAGCTGAAGAACAAACTCATGGAAGAGGAAGGCTTGGAAGAGACTGGTCATCTCCTAATAGGAAAGGCATATGGATGTCTATTATTCTCAAGCCACAAATAGAGCCGCAAGATGCAGCTAAAATCACTCAGATTGCTGCTGCTGCAGTATGGAAGGCAATTAATCAAATAGGAGTGATAACACAAATAAAATGGCCTAATGATATAGTTCTCAATGGCAAAAAAGTCTGTGGTATATTGACCGAAATGAGCGGAGAATTAAATAGATTAAATTATTTAGTAGTAGGCATTGGAATCAATGCTAATATAGACAATGATGAATTTCCAAAGAAAATCCTAAATATGGCTACATCACTAAAAAATGAAACAGGTAAGGAGATTAATAGAAGAGAATTAGTGGCTCTCATACTAAATAATTTTGAAGCTTTATATAATAAACTTATTAATGACAATAGCACAGAAGAAGCAATAAAAATATGTAAGGAAAACTCAGCTCTTATTGGGAAAAATGTTAGATTGATCATAAAGGGAGAGGAAAAAGAAGCCAAGGCCATAGATATTAACGAAGATGGCGAGCTAATAGTTAAAGACAAGGAAGGCAATATATCTAAAGTAATTTCTGGAGAAGTATCAGTGAGAGGACTATACGGATATATTTAA
- a CDS encoding ECF transporter S component produces the protein MSNVFAKSSFNVRKMAIVGVLGAISAVLGMTPIGFIPVGPTNATIMHIPVIIGAIVEGPIVGMLVGLIFGVFSLIRAITTPTVISPVFYNPLVSILPRVLIGLVSYYTFVAVRKMNKKTSVFILISIWTAVLAYLSFSFVKNIGVYSSGSISLGRLIFSGALVLFTLFIGVISYKKLNYNALDVMLSTILGTLTNTVGVLGMIYVFYGRWFVEMMGGDPDLAGKVILGVGIANGIPEIIIAVIIVTSVILGMRKQSK, from the coding sequence ATGTCAAATGTTTTTGCAAAGTCATCTTTTAATGTTAGGAAGATGGCCATCGTGGGGGTGCTTGGCGCCATTTCAGCAGTGTTAGGTATGACTCCAATAGGATTTATACCAGTAGGGCCTACAAATGCAACTATAATGCACATACCAGTAATTATTGGGGCCATAGTAGAAGGCCCAATAGTAGGTATGCTTGTTGGGCTCATATTTGGTGTTTTTAGCTTAATTAGAGCTATTACTACACCAACAGTCATATCACCAGTGTTTTATAATCCATTAGTATCTATACTACCAAGAGTGTTGATAGGACTAGTATCCTATTATACATTTGTAGCTGTTAGAAAGATGAATAAAAAAACTTCCGTGTTTATCTTGATTAGTATCTGGACAGCAGTGCTAGCTTATTTATCTTTCTCATTTGTAAAGAACATAGGAGTATATTCATCAGGAAGCATTAGTCTAGGAAGGCTGATATTTAGCGGGGCTTTGGTGCTTTTTACCTTATTTATTGGTGTGATATCCTATAAAAAGCTAAATTACAATGCACTAGATGTAATGCTAAGTACTATATTAGGAACTCTTACTAATACAGTAGGGGTTTTAGGTATGATATATGTGTTCTATGGCAGATGGTTTGTGGAGATGATGGGTGGAGACCCTGATTTAGCAGGAAAGGTGATTTTAGGAGTTGGAATAGCCAACGGAATACCAGAGATTATAATTGCCGTCATAATAGTTACAAGTGTAATATTAGGAATGAGAAAACAATCAAAGTAA
- a CDS encoding type III pantothenate kinase, protein MILVCDVGNTNAVLGVFQGEKLLKDWRISTDKDKTSDEYGIIIDQLFKYNGLNIEDVEGVIISSVVPNLMHTLQAVSIKYLNKEALIVGPGIKTGVNIKYDNPREVGADRIVNAVAAYEKYGGPIIIVDFGTATTFCAISKDGEYEGGIISPGIIISSEALFQKTAKLPKIEIVKPEKVINKNTVSSLQSGIIYGYVGLVDYIVKRMKAEMSDEVKAVIATGGLSTLIASESETITNIDRMLTLEGLRMIYEKNK, encoded by the coding sequence ATGATTTTAGTATGTGATGTAGGAAACACTAATGCGGTTCTTGGGGTTTTTCAGGGAGAAAAGCTACTTAAGGACTGGAGAATATCAACTGATAAAGATAAGACCTCAGATGAATATGGGATTATTATTGACCAGCTGTTTAAATATAATGGGTTAAATATAGAGGATGTAGAGGGTGTAATAATATCATCTGTTGTCCCTAATCTAATGCATACACTACAAGCAGTGAGTATAAAATACCTCAATAAAGAAGCCCTAATAGTGGGACCGGGAATAAAAACTGGTGTAAACATTAAATATGATAATCCTAGAGAAGTCGGAGCAGATAGAATAGTAAATGCAGTTGCAGCCTATGAAAAATATGGCGGGCCAATAATTATAGTAGATTTTGGAACAGCGACAACCTTTTGTGCTATATCGAAAGATGGAGAATACGAAGGTGGTATTATATCTCCTGGTATAATAATCTCAAGTGAAGCATTGTTCCAAAAAACTGCGAAGCTTCCTAAAATAGAAATAGTGAAGCCAGAAAAAGTAATCAATAAAAATACGGTAAGTAGCTTGCAGTCAGGGATTATATATGGATATGTGGGATTAGTAGACTATATAGTCAAGAGAATGAAAGCAGAGATGAGTGACGAAGTAAAAGCTGTAATAGCAACAGGAGGACTATCAACCTTAATTGCAAGCGAATCAGAAACCATAACTAATATAGATAGAATGCTTACTCTTGAAGGACTGAGAATGATATACGAAAAAAACAAGTAG
- the dusB gene encoding tRNA dihydrouridine synthase DusB, which translates to MKIGNIEIKNRVFLAPMAGVTDVIFRVICKQMGAGLVYSEMVSAKGLYYKDKKTEELMIIDERERPSVLQIFGSDVEVMKSVVYNNLNKRNDIDIVDINMGCPTPKIVKNGDGSALMKEPKLIGKIVKEVTEVSNKPITVKIRAGWDDSSINAVDIAKIIEDSGASAIAVHGRTREQFYSGAADWNIIKKVKESTTIPIIGNGDICLPEDGLRMIEQTGCDAIMIGRGSRGNPWLFKRTVALLENGTHIPLPLPSERLDVCLEHLRALCKLKGDRIGIKEMRKHIAWYIKGMRDSAEVKNKINTIADREQMERELLNYKELIREN; encoded by the coding sequence TTGAAAATAGGTAATATTGAGATAAAAAATAGAGTTTTTCTAGCTCCTATGGCTGGGGTTACAGATGTGATTTTCAGAGTAATATGCAAACAAATGGGGGCAGGACTTGTATATAGTGAAATGGTAAGTGCAAAAGGACTTTATTATAAGGATAAAAAAACAGAAGAGCTAATGATTATAGATGAAAGAGAAAGACCTTCAGTTTTACAGATATTTGGCTCTGATGTAGAAGTCATGAAAAGCGTTGTATATAATAACCTAAATAAAAGAAATGATATAGATATTGTAGACATCAACATGGGTTGTCCAACTCCTAAAATAGTGAAAAATGGAGATGGAAGCGCATTGATGAAAGAACCTAAATTAATTGGAAAAATTGTAAAAGAAGTTACGGAGGTCTCTAATAAACCTATTACAGTAAAAATTAGAGCGGGTTGGGATGATTCGAGTATAAATGCAGTGGATATTGCTAAAATTATAGAAGATAGTGGAGCCAGTGCAATAGCAGTTCATGGCAGAACTAGAGAACAGTTTTATTCTGGGGCTGCCGACTGGAATATAATAAAGAAAGTAAAAGAAAGTACAACAATACCTATTATAGGAAATGGAGATATTTGCTTACCTGAAGATGGGCTTAGGATGATAGAACAGACAGGCTGCGATGCAATAATGATAGGTAGAGGCAGTAGGGGTAATCCTTGGCTATTTAAGAGAACTGTAGCTCTATTAGAAAATGGAACTCATATTCCATTGCCTTTACCGTCAGAGCGACTAGATGTGTGTTTAGAACATTTAAGGGCATTATGTAAATTAAAAGGGGATAGAATAGGGATTAAAGAAATGAGAAAGCATATTGCATGGTATATTAAAGGTATGAGAGATTCAGCAGAAGTAAAAAATAAAATAAATACAATAGCTGATAGAGAACAGATGGAAAGGGAGCTTTTAAACTATAAAGAACTAATAAGGGAAAATTAG
- a CDS encoding quinate 5-dehydrogenase — translation MKRVVSISIGSSRRNHRVETNILGQDIIIERIGTDGDKKKAIQLIKDMDGKVDAFGLGGIDIYLRCKDKRYIIKDSIPLKQAASKTPILDGTFLKDTLERRIIRLINREDIVSLKNKKVLITSALDRYGMANAFEEHGSCIIYGDIIFALGIPLEIKSYNTLYNIARIIAPLILKLPFHMLYPTGKSQDAVPNNKFNRFFQEADIIAGDYLYIKKYMPETMEGKIIITNTITSSDIEDLAKRGVKLLVTTTPEFNGRSFGTNVIEAAIVALSGRNPENMESKDFEKLLDELEFRPRIEYLSGRNNTSSSNNIILEGDRRVSG, via the coding sequence ATGAAGAGAGTAGTTAGTATTAGTATCGGTTCATCTAGAAGAAATCACAGGGTAGAGACTAATATACTGGGTCAGGACATAATAATTGAAAGAATAGGCACAGACGGAGATAAGAAGAAGGCAATACAGCTTATCAAGGATATGGACGGAAAAGTAGATGCCTTTGGATTAGGTGGAATAGATATTTATCTAAGATGTAAAGATAAAAGATATATAATTAAGGATTCGATTCCACTAAAACAAGCTGCTTCTAAAACACCAATTTTAGATGGAACTTTTTTAAAAGATACTCTGGAAAGAAGAATAATAAGACTCATAAATAGAGAAGATATTGTAAGTTTAAAGAATAAAAAAGTTTTAATTACATCAGCACTAGATAGATATGGTATGGCCAATGCTTTTGAGGAACATGGAAGCTGTATTATATACGGAGACATAATATTTGCCTTAGGAATACCTTTAGAGATTAAGTCATATAATACCTTATACAATATCGCAAGAATCATAGCCCCACTAATACTAAAGCTGCCTTTTCATATGTTGTATCCTACTGGAAAGAGCCAAGATGCTGTTCCTAACAATAAGTTCAACAGGTTTTTTCAAGAAGCAGATATTATAGCAGGAGACTATTTGTATATAAAAAAATATATGCCAGAAACTATGGAAGGAAAAATAATTATTACAAATACAATTACATCAAGCGATATTGAAGATTTAGCAAAAAGAGGAGTAAAGCTTTTAGTCACTACCACACCTGAATTCAATGGAAGATCCTTTGGAACAAATGTAATAGAGGCGGCAATAGTGGCGTTATCTGGGAGAAATCCCGAGAATATGGAGAGCAAGGATTTTGAAAAGCTGCTAGATGAATTAGAGTTTAGACCTAGAATAGAGTATCTTAGTGGGAGAAATAATACTTCTTCATCGAATAATATAATATTGGAAGGGGATAGGAGGGTGTCAGGGTAA
- the greA gene encoding transcription elongation factor GreA, translating to MTEKEIFLTAEGLKKIEEEYDELRTIRRKEVADRIKQALAFGDISENSEYDEAKNEQARLEERIAKLERTLRNARVIDDEDISAEIVSIGSRVTVKDIEFNEEIQYTIVGSAEADPYEERISNESPVGRALIGRKAGDIVEVQVPDGVIKYEIVSISR from the coding sequence ATGACAGAAAAAGAAATCTTTTTAACTGCTGAGGGGCTAAAAAAGATAGAGGAAGAATATGATGAGCTGAGAACAATTAGGAGAAAAGAAGTAGCTGATAGGATAAAGCAAGCGCTAGCTTTTGGAGATATAAGCGAGAACTCAGAATATGATGAAGCTAAAAATGAACAGGCTCGTTTAGAAGAACGTATTGCTAAACTTGAAAGGACATTAAGAAATGCTAGAGTAATAGACGATGAAGATATATCAGCTGAGATAGTGAGTATTGGCTCAAGAGTAACTGTTAAAGATATTGAATTTAATGAGGAAATCCAATATACAATAGTTGGTTCTGCAGAGGCAGATCCATATGAAGAAAGAATTTCTAATGAATCTCCAGTAGGAAGGGCCTTGATTGGAAGAAAAGCTGGTGATATAGTAGAAGTACAAGTTCCAGATGGAGTAATAAAGTACGAAATAGTATCTATTAGCAGATAA